From the Helianthus annuus cultivar XRQ/B chromosome 17, HanXRQr2.0-SUNRISE, whole genome shotgun sequence genome, the window CTGCCGAGGCAAATTTTGCTGATGCTACTGAAGGCCAAGCTGACACACTATTAATGGTTCAAGCCGTCAAAGAAGAAGTGTTTCTAAATGAAGAAAAGTTCAAACCCAAGAAATATCAAGATGGCGACAAAGAGCTCGGAACATGGTATCTTGATAACGGGGCTAGTAATCATATGACGGGAGAAGAATCATTTTTTGTTGAGTTGGACAAAAATATTAATGGACGAGTCAAGTTTGGAGATGGCTCTTATATACAAATCAAGGGGAAGGGAACGATCATTCTACAGTGTAAAACCGGTGAGCACCGAATGATTGCAAATGTTTATTTTATTCCTAACCTACGTTGCAATATTTTCAGTTTAGGCCAAGCAACTGAAACGGGATGCGGGGTATGGATGAAAAATAATTTTTTTGTGGCTATATGATAAAGATGGAACAATAGTTATGAAAGTGCCGAGATCAAGCAATAGACTATACAAGATACGATTACAAGCAGGTATTCCAGTTTGTCTTCATGCAAGTTTGGATGAAGCGGCATGGGTTTGGCACGCAAGACTCGGCCATATCAATTTTGATTCAATGAAGCTTATGGCATCTAGCAAGATGGTGAAAGGGCTACCAAAGCTAGTGCATCAAAATCAGGTATGTGATTCATGTTTGTTGGGAAAACAAGCAAGACGGGCATTTCCCGAACAAGCTTCGTTCAGAGCAAAGAAAGTTTTAGAATTAGTACATGCTGATCTTTGTGGTCCTATTTCCTCGTCCACACTAACCGGAAACAAGTATGTTTTTGTCATCATCGATGACTATTCCCGGTACATGTGGACATATATGTTAAGGAGTAAAGATGATGCGTTTATGACCTTTAAGAAGTTCAAAATTTGGATTGAAAAACATAAAGGGACTACCATGAAGACTCGTCGAACCGACAGGGGATGAGAGTTTACATCTCACCAATTTTCAAGATTTTGTGAATATGAGGGCATCACGAGACATCTGACCGCTCCATACacacctcaacagaatggtgtggTGGAACGTCGTAACCGTACACTTCTTGGTATGACTAGGAGTATTATGAAGGCCAAAGGTATACCAAATTTCATGTGGGGAGAGGCAGTGAGACATGCTTCTTATATTTTAAATCGTTCGCATACCAGAGCTCTTCAAGATCAAACACCTTATGAGATGTTTAACGGAAGAAAACCAAACTTGAAGTATTTGAAGATTTTCGGATGTATAGCTTATGCAAAGGTCATGGTTAATCACTTAGAAAAACTTGCAGATCGTTCTAAGCCACTTGTGTATTTGGGAAATGAACCTGGTTCCAAAGCCTTTCGGTTATATGACCCGAAGAACCGAAAAATAGTGGTAAACCGGGATGTGGAGTTCGATGAAAAAAGAAGGTGGAACTGgtctaaaacaacaaaatcagcTCAATACGGAGCGGGTACTTTTATTCTAACTGAATATGTTGATACAGGTGTTGAACAAGTGCAACTTGAGGCTGAATCTGGGTTCGAAAATGTTGTTGAATCCGGGTCTAATGATGCTGCTGAACGGCTACAACAGAAGATGACAACAGCCAAGATGAGGTTGTTGGTGACCAAACACCCCAGCAAAGCGTCCAATCTGAAATTTGCAGCACTTATTCAAGTGACAGTAGTGAACAACCAGCTCCAAGAAGATCCAGTCGAGTGCCAGTTACTCCTGTTCGGTTCAATGATTATGTAATGAGAACCGAAGTAATGGAAGAAGAATTATTTCTTGCAACTGATGAAGAACCTCGATCATACGAAGAAGCAAAGACATGCCAAGAATGGATACGAGCAATGAAGGAAGAAATAGACTCTATTAATCGAAAAAATACATGGAGTCTAACCGTGCTTCCTCACGGTGCAAAAACAATTGATCTCAAGTGGGTATTTAAGGTAAAGAAAAATCCATATGGAACGATCAGTAAGTATAAGGCTAGGCTCGTGGCAAGAGGGTTTGTACAAGAACACGGGATCGACTACGAAGAAGTCTTCGCACCCGTTGCTAGACTTGAAATAGTGAGACTTCTCATAGCATTAGCAGCAAGTGAAGGATGGATTTTACATCATCTTGATGTAAAATCTGCATTTTTGCATAGAGAATTGAATGAGGTAGTGTACGTAAAGCAGCCGGAAGGGTTCGTGCGAAAAGATGAAGAAAACAAAGTCTACAAGTTGTCAAAGGCTTTGTACGGATTGAAGCAAGCCCCGAGGGCATGGAACACGAAGTTAGATGGAGTTTTAAAGGCATTTGGTTTTAAAAGATGCAAGCATGAACAGGCTGTGTATATAAAGACGTCTAAAGATTTGATCTTAATCGTTGCTGTGTATGTCGACGATCTCTTAGTCACTGGTTCAAATACGGCTGAAATTTTTGATTTCAAGAAGCAGATGAAAtctaagttcgagatgagtgatCTTGGAAATCTGACACATTACTTGGGTATTCAAGTAAATCAAGGTCGTGAAGGTATCTCCATTAATCAAGCAAGTTATGCTACGAAGATTTTAAAAGAGTTTGCTATGATTGATTGCAATGCAACGGTTTGTCCTATAG encodes:
- the LOC110866666 gene encoding uncharacterized protein LOC110866666, with product MKAKGIPNFMWGEAVRHASYILNRSHTRALQDQTPYEMFNGRKPNLKYLKIFGCIAYAKVMVNHLEKLADRSKPLVYLGNEPGSKAFRLYDPKNRKIVVNRDVEFDEKRRWNWSKTTKSAQYGAGTFILTEYVDTGVEQVQLEAESGFENVVESGSNDAAERLQQKMTTAKMRLLVTKHPSKASNLKFAALIQVTVVNNQLQEDPVECQLLLFGSMIM